CTTGATGTCGGCCGCCAGCGCCAACACTTCTTTGTTGGTGCTTGCGGCCTCGGCCATCGTGGCCATCTCAATGGCTTGCTCGTGATGAGGAATCATCATCTGGGCAAACATCACGTCGGCGTCGTTGAAATCGGCGGAGTCACCAGCTGAAGACGAGCAGCCGGCAAGGGCAAGCAGGCAGGCAAAAAGTACGGTCGTGAGCTTTCGCATTTAAGAGGTCCCTTTCAAAGGTGAGTGTGGGTGAGGAGGTCGCCGGTTGACGGCGACGGACTCACGTGCGACTCACGCAGAGCAGGGCGAGGCTGGGTGGTTGCGGCGGCAGCAGACGCCGCTGGATAACGAGGACCCGGCGGGGCGCGTCGATGATGGCGGGGCCGCGGACCAGCACCGCAGCGATTATCAGCAGAGCCAGGATGGCGCTCAAGATCGCCAGACATAGGTGCAAAAGATGCGCGAGACCGTGATCGCTGCCGCCGGGGCTATCACCCGGAGAATGGGCATTGGATTGGTGCTCTGCGGGCATGAGGTCGGCGACTGCCGTGCTGGAGTCGTCCGGTCCCACCGGGCTTTGGACTACGCCATGCGCGGGTGACGAGGCCATGGAGGCTCCATGAGAGCCGACGAGTACGCCGAACATGGGGACGGCGTGCATCGCGACGACGCCGATGACAAGCGCCAACACCACCGTCCGCAATCGCATGGCGCAAACAATACCCTATGGGGGTACCCGCCACGGGCGTGACGGTTACCAGCCGGGCGTCTGCGCCGTAACGTTCTTGTGCACGACGTGCTCGGCATAGAACGACACCAGCGGGATCGTCCCGCAGATGACCACGAGCGCGGTGCGGCCGATCGACCAGTGCCGCTTGAGCGACAGCAGCACGGTGCACACGAAATAGACCATGTAGAGCCAGCCATGCGCGATGCCGATGATCGTGGTCGGCTCGGGGATGCCGCCGAAGTACTTCATCGGCATTGCGACGAGGATCAGGGCCGCGAGCGGTACGCCGACGACCCATGCCGAGATGCGGTAGTTACGCAGCAGGCTCGCGGTGGGGGTGCGGTCGATGAACGACTTGCGCGGGCGGGTGCGGGCGGCGGGCTGCTCGGTCACAGAGTTCCTTGATCGGGTCGGTTCAGTGGACGGCGACGCGTGCGTGCTGAGGGTTAACGCTGGGCCTTCTCATTGAGTGCCCGCAGGTGCGCGTTGTAGGCGTCGAGCTCGGGATCGGAAGCGTCATCGGCGTACTCGTCGTAGTGTGGCGAGGCGGTGATAGCGCGCGGCCGGATGTCGTGGATGACGCGTCCCGGATCGGGGTCATCGTGCAGCAGCGCGGGCCTGTCGTAGCCCGGCGGGTGGAACTCCAGCCAGATCGAACGACCCCAGCCCCACAGGCCCATCAGCGCGAAAAGCGGCCACTGGACCGCGTAGATGTAGTTGTACCACTGACCGCCGGCGGCTTGCGCCTTTCCGGCCTGCCACACGAATCCCCACACGCAACCGGCGAACGCCAGCAGGACAAACGTGTGCCAAGCGAGCCACCGGGGGGTGAGGATGCGAGACACGCCTCCTAGGGTACGTTGCGCCACGTTCACCCCGATCTGACGTTGGTCACAGGTAGCCTCAATGTGGCCGACGAGACTCCAAAGGATTGGGAAAAGTTTGTTTCAGGACATCGTCGACTGGTGCGTAAACCTCGTCGGTCAGCTTGGCGCCATCGGCGTCGGGATCGCGGTCGCACTAGAAAATCTCTTCCCGCCGATTCCCTCTGAGGCCATCTTGCCCCTCGCGGGGTTCAGCGCCTCCGAAGGAAAGTTCAGCCTCCTGTCGGCGTTCCTGGGCGCGACCGCTGGCTCGCTGGTCGGTGCGCTGGCGCTCTTCTATCTCGGGCGGGTGATCGGCCGCGACCGCCTGGTCCGGATCGCGAACTTCTTGCCGCTGGTCGACGCCGAGGACATCGATACCGCTGAGAAGTGGTTTGCCCGGCACGGCACCAAAGCGGTGCTGTTTGGCCGGCTGATCCCATTGGTGCGCAGCCTCATCTCGATTCCCGCGGGAACGCAGCGGATGCCAGTCGGCAAGTTCCTGGTCTACACCACGATCGGCAGCGGCGTGTGGAACGCGCTGTTGATCGGGCTCGGCTACGCGCTCGGCAGCAACTGGGAGAAGGTCGGGCCGGTGCTCGACCAGTTCGATCTGGTGATCTATATCGGCTTCGCGGCGTTGCTGATCTGGTGGGTCTGGCGTCAGGTCGCCAAGCGCCGTCGGCGTAAGGCCGCCGAGGCCGCGGAGACACCTTTCCGGCCCGAGGAGCCGCGCGACCCGCAGATCTAGCCAGGCGTCGTACTCGCCGCAGCGAGTACGACGCCCGGACGGCTGGCTAGGCCTTCTCGGTCGGCTGGGCGCCGGGGATCTCGCCGTCCTTCGGCGCTTCGGCCGACGGGTGCGAGGGGTCCGGGTTGGCCGGGTGGCCGCCAGGGAGGTTCTCGTTGTCGGCTGGGTGGTCCAGAGCGTGACCCTCGCCGGGCTCGCCGCCGGCAGCCTTGAACGCCTCGATGCTGCGCAGCACCATCTGCTCGGCCGCCTCGCGGCCCACCCAGTCGGCCGCCTCCACGTGCTTGTTGGGTTCAAGATCCTTGTAGTGCTCGAAGAAGTGCTTGATCTCATCGAGCAGGTACCGCGGGACATCCTCAAGATCCTGCAGGTAGTCCCACCGGTGATCGCCGGCCGGCACGCACAGCAGCTTGTCGTCGCCACCGGCCTCATCGACCATGTTGAACATCGCGACCGGACGGACCTTCAGGTAGCAGCCGGGAAACAGCGGCTCGGTCAGCATCACCATGGCATCGAGCGGGTCGCCGTCATCGGCAAGCGTGTCGACGAAGTAGCCGTAGTCTGCTGGGTAGGCCATCGACGTGTAGAGGTAGCGATCTAGCCGCACCCGCCCGGTGAGGTGGTCGACCTCATACTTGTTGCGGCTGCCCTTCGGGATCTCGATCAGTACCTCGAAGTCCATGTGTCCATCTCCTCGATGCAACTGGCGGCCGGCGTACGCCGTACTCATCCACTCGGCCACTAGTGTGTTGGGTTGATTCGCTCTGTCTCTACCTGTCTTGGACCGATGAAGAAGCCTGACCTGTCTGCCTTCGGCCGCCGCTCGCCAGCGGTGCGTGTCCTCATCGGCGCGCTGGTGCTGGTGGTTGCTGCGGCGGTCGGGCTCGGCGTCGTGGTCGCGACGGCGTCGATCATCGGGCCGACCCATTCTGACAGCGCCGACGGTGATGGCGCCAACCAGGCGTCCCCGACCGTCTCGCTGCCGGCCAATGGCGCACCGCCGCCTGCCCTACCTGCGCTCAACCCCAACGCTCCGGTCCCCGATCCGGCGGCGCTGCAGACGGCAGCCGCCGCCGCGCTCAGCAACCCGGCGCTGGGGGCGTTGACCGCCAAGATCGTCGACCCGGAGTCCGGCAGCGTGCTGTTCGACCAGGGCAGTACGACGCCGATGCAGCCCGGATCGACGGTCAAGCTCTACACCGCGGCCGCGGCAGCTCTGCTCTTTGAGCCGGGCAGCCGCCTGACCACCACGGTCTCGACCGGTGCGAGCCCGACGGAGATCGTCATCGTGGCAGGCGGCGACATCACGCTCAGCAGCCAGCCCGAGTCGGCGCTCTACCCCGGTGCGGCGACCCTGCAGGCGCTCGCGGACGCGGTCAAAGCGGCCGGCATCACCCAGGTCACGAAGGTCACCGTCGACGGATCTCTCTTCGAGGGAGCGACGACCGCGCAAGGCTGGGGCAGCGGCGATGCGCCCTCGACATACGCCGCGCCGGTGTATCCATTCATGGTCGATGGCGGGCGCACCAGTGCGGATTTCAAGGCGATGCGGTACGCCGAACCCGACCTCGCCGCCGCCCAGCAGCTCGCGGCGCTGCTGGGCAACCCGCAGGCGGAGGTCGCGCGTGGCGCCGTGGACCCCAACGCGTCCGTGCTGGCGAGCGTGCAGTCCGCGCCGATCGAGGACCTGATCGAGCGGATGATCCTCGACTCGGACAACACCCTCGCCGAGGTGATCGCCCGGCTGGTCGCCGTGCAGGTCGGCCAGCCGCGCACCTTCGAGGGCGCGGTCGCGGCGGTGAGCCAGGTGATGACCGAGGCCGGCGTCGACATGAGCGGCTACGCGGCGTACGACGCGAGCGGCATCTCGCAGCTCAACGTGACGACGTCAAGCTCGCTGGCGTCGTTGCTGAGTCTCGCGACGTCGGGTGATGCCCCCAAGCTCGACGTGGTGAGCTCAGCGCTCGCGGTGAGCGGCTACAACGGCACGCTCGCAACCCGTTACGAGGCCGGCGACGCGGCGGCCGGAGCTGCGGGCGCCGTACGCGGCAAAACCGGCACGTTGAGTGCGGTCAACTCCCTCGCCGGGACGATCGTGACCGCCGATGGGCGGCTGCTGGTGTTTGCCTTCATCTCCAACGGGGGAGCTGACCTGGAGGCGACCCGGGCAGCACTCGATGACGTCGCCGCCGCAGTCGCCTCCTGCGGCTGCTAACACAGCTAACGTCCGTCGACCTCGGCGGCGAGCAGCTCGCTCAGGTTGGTATCGACCTGCTCCATCCAGGACGGCTCGAACCCGAAGAGCCCGAAGTGTCCGGCGATGCTGCTCAGCACCCGCAGCTCGCTGCCGGGGGTCAGTTCCTGCTCAGCGGCGCAGTCGCGCGGCGGAAAGAACATGTCCTGCTCGATGGGCATCACGAACGTCTTTGCCGTGACTCGACCGAGCGCTGCCGCGAGGTCGCCGTCGGTGTTGCGAGCGACGTCGCCGCGCTGCCACTTCCACCCCATGGACAGCAGCGCGTTCGGGTCCATCGCCGAAAACAGGAACCGGATGAAGCGGTCCTGGAACTCCTCGAAGGTGTCCCAGCCCTGACCCTCGACGAGCGGGGGTACGCCGCGCCAGAACTCGGTCTTCCAGAAGTCGGTGCTCAGTCCCATCACCGCCCAGATGTCCGCGTGCCGCGAAAGACCCGCGGCGACGTCGGCGTTCGATGCGTACTCGCCGCCGTTCCAGCCCGGATCGCTGGTGATCGCCTCCATCAGGGTCTGCGTGAAGAGGAAGTCGTGCGGGGTGTTTTGCGCCGTACCGGCGATCGGGGCCGCTCGCAGCACCTTGTCCGGGAAGCGCACCGCCCATTCCCAGGTCTGCTGCGCGCCCATCGAACCGCCGACGACGAGCGCGAGCCGGTCGATGCCGTATGTCTCCCGCAGCAGCTGCTCCTGCGCGCGGACGTCGTCGCCGATTCGTACGCTCGGGAACTTCGACATCGCGATCGACGGATCGTCGGTGTTGTGCGGCGACGTCGATAGACCGTTGCCGATCTGGTTGACCACCACGATGAAGTACTTCTGCGGATCCAGCGCGCGTCCCGGCCCGATATAGACCTGCTCCCACGTGGCGTGCGTCCCGGAGAACCACGTCGGGATCAAGATCGCATTGCTGCGGTCGGCATTCAGCTCGCCATATGTCGCTACGGCGAGCTGCAGGTCGGGGATGACTCCACCGTCTTCGAGCTCGAAGCGGCCCACCGACTGCAGCGTGTAGGGCCCTTGCATCTGCGGTGAGTAAAACGGGTTGTCGAGCGCCATCGCCGCCTCCAGCGAGTGGTTGGGTTGGTGCTCCTAACCTAGGCCGCGCGGTGGCGCGTGGGAATGGCTTAGCCGCAGTCCGGGAACATGTAGGCCTTGCCGTCGACGAACGCGAAGTAGACCTCGACCGGTTGGGGCTTCGCGGCAAGGCCGACGCCGGCGTACTGCTGCGCGGTCGCGGTAAACACCTCGCCCTTCGGCTTCTCGCTCGCGCCCGGCGGGGTCCAGTCCGGCGCCGCTGCCACGGTCGCAAAGTCGATCTGGGTCTTTTCGCGGTAGCCCTTCTTTGCGCCCTTGGCTTGGTACGCCGAGAGGCATTGTGCTTGGTCGGGCTGGAAGTCTGGATGCGCGTTGTCGGCGGCGTACTTCGCGACCGGGGCGAAGTCGCCGGAGGCGGCCGCGTCTTCCCACGTCTTGGTGTATCCGTCATACAGCGCGCTGATCTTCAGCTGCGCATCCTGGGTGAGCTTGCCGTCGGGCCCGAGAGCGCTCGGTCCGCCCGACTCCTCGGCGCCGCCGGACGAGCCGGAGCCCTCGGAGCCGCCACTTTCGCTGGAACCCGAGCCATCGGAGTGTGCGGAGGTGCTCGAGCCGCCGCCGGCCTCGTTGTCGGCCTCGTTGCCCTGCGCCAGGAAGAACCACACCGCGGCGCCGGCGATCAACGCGGCCACGACCGCTAACGCCGTCCACGCCAGCCCCCGCTTGGACTTCGGCGCGGTGGGGCGAGACACGGCGCTGGACCCGCCGGCGGTCGGCACCGCGCCGGGCGCGGCGTAGGTGATCTCGTACTCCGGCTGCGGCTGCGGCCCGGAAGTTGGGTGCGAGTCTGGCCGCGAGTACGGCGATGACCCTTGCGCGGCATAGGGCGAGCGATCACGCGGGGCGTACGGCGACGACCCGGGCGGCATCGCGCGCGCCGCTTGAAGCTCTTGCGGCGGGCCGGGATGCGGGCGCATCGCCAGGTGCGTCGACTCGCTGTCGGATTCGGCCGGTGTCGCTGCCGTGTCGCTCGGCGTCGTGTCGCTCGGCGTCGCGTCGCTCGGTGTCGTTTCGGTCGGCGTCAGGTCGCCGGTATCTGGCTCGTTCGCAGCCGCGTCGGCGGAGGCGTTGTAAGGGCTGGGCGGCGGCCACGACGGAGGGTAAGGCTCGACTTCGTATTCGACATCGTCGCCGAACCCGGTCGTCGGCTCAGGTGCGTCGGCGGGTGTCGACTGCTCTGCTCCGACGTACTGCGTGTCTGCGCCGACGTGGCCTTCCGGCGGCGGTGGCGACGAGTCCTGCGGCGGCCAGGAGTGATCGTCGCTGGTCTCGGGTGCGTCGGCCCACGGGTCGGGCGGGTCCGCGGAGTAGTCAACCGAGTACTCGTACTGCCCATCCGCTGCCTCTGGGTTCTCCGGCCGATCGGGCCGCGGCTGATCGGGCTGTCCTTGTTGCGGCGGTCCGGGAGGCCCGTGCGGGGGCTGCTGCGACATGGGTGGTCCTTCGTCTTCGGGGGCGTGCTCATTCTGGCGGTTCGACGGGCACCGAGTACAGCAACGCACAGGTGCCCACCAGTAACGACGCTGATCGAGCGGATCGGTTTCATCACGCGTCGAGGTCACCCGGGCGCGGGTAACGTGTCGGGCATGAGCGATCGACGGGTTTGCGAGCATCGCAGGCACCCCAACCACATCGAGACTCGGGCATCGCGTGCCGAGGAGCGCAGCGGTTCCGGAGAGAGCAGGTTGGCATGAGCTCTGAGGTCTTCGTCGACTGGAAACTCGCCGCCCGCACCGGTCGCCAACTGACCAAAGCCGGCCCCGACGTCACGCTTGAGGAAGCCAAGGCCGCGGTCGCTGAGCTCCGTGAGGCTGCGCTGCGCGCGGACGACTTCGTCTCACAGGTCACCGAGATCGCGCATCCGGCGTACTCGGCGCCGACGCAGGTCATCGACCGCCAGCAATGGATCGACATCAACGCCGCGTCTATCGGCTCGCTGATGAGTCCGCTGATCGACAAGCTCGCCAAGCAGTCAGGCACCGGACGACGAGCCCGCGCGGTGGGCAGCAAGGTCACCGGCGCTGAGGCCGGAGCGTTGCTGGCCTTCCTGTCGAGCCGCGTGCTGGGGCAGTACGACGTCTTCGGCCCGGGCGGCGGCAAGCTGCTGCTCGTCGCGCCCAACGTGATCGACGCCGAGCGGCGACTTGAGGTCGACCCCAGCGACTTCCGCCTGTGGGTGTGCATCCACGAGGTCACCCACCGGCTGCAGTTCACCGCGGTGCCGTGGCTGGAGGGCTACCTGCGCGAGCAGATCGAGCAGTTCGTCGACGCCTCCGATTTCGACTCCGAGGCGCTTCGCGAGCGCCTGAAGGAAACCGTTGCGGCGCTGCGGGAGCGCCGCGGGCAGGACGAGTCCGAGGGGTTGCTCGGATTGGTGCGCAACCCTGATCAGCGCGCCGTACTCGACCGGATGACGGCCGTGATGAGCCTGCTCGAGGGCCACGCCGAATATGTCATGGACGAGGTCGGCCCGAGCGTGATCCCGACTGTCAAAGAGATCCGGCGCAAGTTTGCCCAGCGCCGCAAGGGGCGCTCGCCGTTGGATCGCATGCTCCGCAAGCTGCTGGGGCTGGATGCCAAGATGCGGCAGTACGCCGACGGTCGGGCGTTCGTCGACGCTGTCGTCAAAGAGGTCGGGATGCGCGGCTTCAACCACGTGTGGACCTCCCCGGAGACGTTGCCGAAGCTCTGCGAGCTGCGCGATGCGTCCGCGTGGATCTCGCGCACCAACCCTCCTGGACGGGTCGACCCGCAGGTCGCGGTGCAGTCCGGTGACGGCTCGACCACGCGCACCTTCACCGTCGAGCGGGCCGAGGAGCACACCCCGCTGGACGACGTGGCCGACGACGAGCGGCAGATCATCATCGAACGCCGCGCCGGCGACAACTAGCAGGTGAGCGGTCCGTCTCCGGCGGTTGCTGAGGTGCGCCGTGCGGCCCGCGGCTGGCTCACGACTCACGCCTCGTCCGGGCCGGTGACCGTGGCGGTGAGCGGGGGAGCGGACTCGCTCGCGCTCGCGTCGGCGCTGCTTTTCACCGCTCGGCACACGGGCCACGAGGTGCACGGCGTCACGGTCGACCATCAGCTGCAGCGCGGGTCGGCCGAGCGGGCCGCAGCAGTCGTCGAGTGGCTCACCGCGACGGGTTGCGCGAGCGCCGAGGTACGCATCGTCGAGGTCGGCGATGCCGGTGGCCCGGAGGCAGCGGCTCGTGATGCGCGGTACGCCGCACTGCGCGCGGCGGCTCGCGGCCCGGTGCTGCTTGCACACACCCTCGATGATCAGGCTGAGACCGTGCTGCTTGGCCTCGGACGCGGCGCGGGCCCCCGGTCCCTGCGCGCGATGGCCGAGTGGGACCCGCCCTACGGTCGCCCGCTGCTCGGCGTACGGCGCGCCACCACGCGGCGGTGCTGCGCCGACCTCGGCATCGAGTTCTGGGATGACCCGCACAACGTCGACCCGAGGTACACCCGCGTGCGGCTGCGCACGGAGGCACTTCCGCTGCTGGAGGAGATCCTCGGCGGAGGGGTGGCGCCGGCCCTGGCACGCACCGCATCGCTGTTGCGCGAGAGCGACCAGACCGAGATCGCCACGAGCGTGCTCGGTCTGGTCGCCGACGGCGACGCGCTGGACGCCGGCCGCGTCGCCGGCCTGCCCGGTGACCTGCGGCGCCGCGTGCTGAAGGCCTGGCTTGACGGCCTGCCGATCGCGCCGACGACCGCCGCCCACGTCGACGCGCTCGACGTGTTGGTGACGGCCTGGCGTGGTCAAGGTCCGGCGTACCTGCCAGGCGGTGCCAAGGCGCAGCGCGTGCGTGGGAGGATTCACCTTGTCCGTCCGGATCAGCACGGGCGTTCCGCACCCATCCACCGACCCGCCGAGGACTAGCTGGTGTACGAGGACGAGATCGAGAAAACCCTTATCTCGCAGGAAGAAATCGCCGAGAAGACGCGCGAGCTCGCAGAGCAGATCGGCGCGGACTACGAAGGCAAGGAAGTGCTGCTGGTCGGCGTACTCAAGGGCGCGGTGATGTTCATGAGCGACATCGCCCGCGCGCTGCCGGTCCCAGTGCACCTGGAGTTCATGGCGGTCAGCTCCTACGGCAGCTCGACCAGCTCCAGTGGCGTCGTGCGAATCCTGAAGGACCTCGACAAGGACATCACCGGACGTCACGTGCTCGTCGTCGAGGACATCATCGACTCCGGGCTGACGTTGTCGTGGCTGCTGAAGAACCTCGGCGCGCGCAACCCCGCCTCGGTCGA
The nucleotide sequence above comes from Epidermidibacterium keratini. Encoded proteins:
- a CDS encoding DedA family protein; amino-acid sequence: MFQDIVDWCVNLVGQLGAIGVGIAVALENLFPPIPSEAILPLAGFSASEGKFSLLSAFLGATAGSLVGALALFYLGRVIGRDRLVRIANFLPLVDAEDIDTAEKWFARHGTKAVLFGRLIPLVRSLISIPAGTQRMPVGKFLVYTTIGSGVWNALLIGLGYALGSNWEKVGPVLDQFDLVIYIGFAALLIWWVWRQVAKRRRRKAAEAAETPFRPEEPRDPQI
- the dacB gene encoding D-alanyl-D-alanine carboxypeptidase/D-alanyl-D-alanine endopeptidase → MKKPDLSAFGRRSPAVRVLIGALVLVVAAAVGLGVVVATASIIGPTHSDSADGDGANQASPTVSLPANGAPPPALPALNPNAPVPDPAALQTAAAAALSNPALGALTAKIVDPESGSVLFDQGSTTPMQPGSTVKLYTAAAAALLFEPGSRLTTTVSTGASPTEIVIVAGGDITLSSQPESALYPGAATLQALADAVKAAGITQVTKVTVDGSLFEGATTAQGWGSGDAPSTYAAPVYPFMVDGGRTSADFKAMRYAEPDLAAAQQLAALLGNPQAEVARGAVDPNASVLASVQSAPIEDLIERMILDSDNTLAEVIARLVAVQVGQPRTFEGAVAAVSQVMTEAGVDMSGYAAYDASGISQLNVTTSSSLASLLSLATSGDAPKLDVVSSALAVSGYNGTLATRYEAGDAAAGAAGAVRGKTGTLSAVNSLAGTIVTADGRLLVFAFISNGGADLEATRAALDDVAAAVASCGC
- a CDS encoding DUF6153 family protein; protein product: MRLRTVVLALVIGVVAMHAVPMFGVLVGSHGASMASSPAHGVVQSPVGPDDSSTAVADLMPAEHQSNAHSPGDSPGGSDHGLAHLLHLCLAILSAILALLIIAAVLVRGPAIIDAPRRVLVIQRRLLPPQPPSLALLCVSRT
- a CDS encoding alpha/beta fold hydrolase, which translates into the protein MALDNPFYSPQMQGPYTLQSVGRFELEDGGVIPDLQLAVATYGELNADRSNAILIPTWFSGTHATWEQVYIGPGRALDPQKYFIVVVNQIGNGLSTSPHNTDDPSIAMSKFPSVRIGDDVRAQEQLLRETYGIDRLALVVGGSMGAQQTWEWAVRFPDKVLRAAPIAGTAQNTPHDFLFTQTLMEAITSDPGWNGGEYASNADVAAGLSRHADIWAVMGLSTDFWKTEFWRGVPPLVEGQGWDTFEEFQDRFIRFLFSAMDPNALLSMGWKWQRGDVARNTDGDLAAALGRVTAKTFVMPIEQDMFFPPRDCAAEQELTPGSELRVLSSIAGHFGLFGFEPSWMEQVDTNLSELLAAEVDGR
- a CDS encoding metalloprotease, coding for MSRILTPRWLAWHTFVLLAFAGCVWGFVWQAGKAQAAGGQWYNYIYAVQWPLFALMGLWGWGRSIWLEFHPPGYDRPALLHDDPDPGRVIHDIRPRAITASPHYDEYADDASDPELDAYNAHLRALNEKAQR
- the tilS gene encoding tRNA lysidine(34) synthetase TilS, which produces MSGPSPAVAEVRRAARGWLTTHASSGPVTVAVSGGADSLALASALLFTARHTGHEVHGVTVDHQLQRGSAERAAAVVEWLTATGCASAEVRIVEVGDAGGPEAAARDARYAALRAAARGPVLLAHTLDDQAETVLLGLGRGAGPRSLRAMAEWDPPYGRPLLGVRRATTRRCCADLGIEFWDDPHNVDPRYTRVRLRTEALPLLEEILGGGVAPALARTASLLRESDQTEIATSVLGLVADGDALDAGRVAGLPGDLRRRVLKAWLDGLPIAPTTAAHVDALDVLVTAWRGQGPAYLPGGAKAQRVRGRIHLVRPDQHGRSAPIHRPAED
- a CDS encoding zinc-dependent metalloprotease translates to MSSEVFVDWKLAARTGRQLTKAGPDVTLEEAKAAVAELREAALRADDFVSQVTEIAHPAYSAPTQVIDRQQWIDINAASIGSLMSPLIDKLAKQSGTGRRARAVGSKVTGAEAGALLAFLSSRVLGQYDVFGPGGGKLLLVAPNVIDAERRLEVDPSDFRLWVCIHEVTHRLQFTAVPWLEGYLREQIEQFVDASDFDSEALRERLKETVAALRERRGQDESEGLLGLVRNPDQRAVLDRMTAVMSLLEGHAEYVMDEVGPSVIPTVKEIRRKFAQRRKGRSPLDRMLRKLLGLDAKMRQYADGRAFVDAVVKEVGMRGFNHVWTSPETLPKLCELRDASAWISRTNPPGRVDPQVAVQSGDGSTTRTFTVERAEEHTPLDDVADDERQIIIERRAGDN
- the hpt gene encoding hypoxanthine phosphoribosyltransferase, which produces MYEDEIEKTLISQEEIAEKTRELAEQIGADYEGKEVLLVGVLKGAVMFMSDIARALPVPVHLEFMAVSSYGSSTSSSGVVRILKDLDKDITGRHVLVVEDIIDSGLTLSWLLKNLGARNPASVEVVTLLRKPDAIKVPVDVKYVGFDIPNEFVVGYGLDYAERYRDMPYVGTLKPEVYS
- a CDS encoding DUF3817 domain-containing protein, with the translated sequence MTEQPAARTRPRKSFIDRTPTASLLRNYRISAWVVGVPLAALILVAMPMKYFGGIPEPTTIIGIAHGWLYMVYFVCTVLLSLKRHWSIGRTALVVICGTIPLVSFYAEHVVHKNVTAQTPGW